The Raphanus sativus cultivar WK10039 chromosome 6, ASM80110v3, whole genome shotgun sequence sequence CCCAACCTTACTCTAACAGCCAAGTCGCCCGACTTGTTCAACACCCAAAACCTTGTTCAACTTCGACACAGTACAGTTTTCTCTCTGCACTCCTAAAAGCTGCCGCAGACAAACTTGCAAAGCTTCATTCATTTTACCCTTCAAGCCAATCTCGTTTTAATCTTGATAAGTCCAAATCTTCTGATTCATCATTATCTCTAAGCTTCAATCATTATCTCTTGTCAAATCGTAATTAATATTTCCAACCAATAAGATGACGCCATGTCATAACACCTTGTGACTTGTGCAACCATAAAGAAACGTTGAACACATTTGTTTGCAGACTCCTGGtctcaacaatctccccctttttcaCTGAGTTTTACAACTCAAGCTTACTAGCGAACACTTGCAAGAAACTCCCTCTCAACTAAGTACCATCAAGCTGAAACAactcttcaatctccccctgcTTGAGTGACAAAACTCTTTGAAAATCTTCATAACAAATCATGTCTTTGTCACATCTCTTGGAGCCTCATCCTGCTTATGCCTGGCATAAAGCATTGGCTTCATTAACATGTCTGAGTATACCTCGAAAAACCTTAGTGTTAACCCATCTCCTATTGACATTCGGACATCCCAATTTTTCTGAACATGCTACATTGCACACAAGCCTTTGAACAGTCTCCTTGCATTTGGAATACAAATCTGATTTTGCAATCCATACCTTACCATAGCTTTTTGACTCAACATAACATTTGCTTTCACTCCAAGCCTTCTTGATATTGTTGATTCTCTCATAGCAAAATCGATGAGTATGCCCAAGTTTCCCACAAGAATAACATCCATAGTTGAGACTACATTCTCCAGCCTTCCTTGTCTTCATCTTGCTTTCCAAAGCATAACAGTATCTCTGTATGTGTCCAGGTTTCCCACAGAAGTAACAACCTTGTTTGAACTTCTGATTTGTCTGTTCAACGAGTACTTCTTTGCTTGAACAGGTTTGATGCGATTCAATCTACTTTGATTTAATATCAGAAACTGGTTTAGCACGAACGAAATTGGTGAGACATGCTTGATCTGTTCCACTACTAGAGCTTGACACACGATTTCCTATGTATCCAAGACCCCAATTCTGTTTTGCAGGCTGTCCCATGGCAAGAAGAGTATCCAAATCCTTTGTTCCTTTGCTTAACATCCTGATCTTCTTGTTGTTTTCGTTCAGATTATGCTCAAGATTTCtgcttttctccttttcttctgACAAAAGGTCTGATAACCTATTTATCTTTGATTCCAATACCCATGTATTTTTGTGTCCAGCTTCTGTCTGCTTGGTCAATCTGTTATCCTTCGTTGAACATGTTGGCGTCTCTAGCTTCAATGTCGTAGGCTTTTCCATCTCTATTATATTAATCTGAGCTTCTAGTAACGCCTTATTCTTCAGCAGGTTCAGATTCTCGTTACTCAATTCAACCCAACTATCATAGAGCTTACGATATTCAGCTTTCACATCTATCTCTCCATCACTATCAGAATCTACCTTAagttcttcatcattttcttttccaaTAAGAGTTACAAGACTAAGCTTTTCATCACTTCTCTTCTGATGACATGGACGTTCAACCTCATATTGTCTCTTGCACACATCATGGTAGTGACAATCACATGTCTGACAACCTTTACTAGCACAAACCTCACGTGAGTTAGAGTTCCTTTTCTGCTCTTTCTCAAATTGCTTTAAAGCCTCCTTGAAGTTTTGTGTCAGTAACTCAACACATTCGtccaattttttatttagactTTCATGAAGTGACTGGAATCTATCAGTTTCCTTCTCAGCAGTAAAAACTGTTTCTTTTCCTATCTTGGTTGGACAGGTAGGTGCTTCCATCTCTTCAGCTTTAAGAATACCTACCAACTGTGAAAACTTCATCTCATTAGTATTCATCCCAACTTTGAATAATGCCTTATAGGAGGCAAACTTCTCTGGAAGACATCGTATCAGCTTCTTGACCAGCTTCTTATCCTTGAAGTTCTTACCAAGGACAATTGCCTCGTTTGCAATATAACTCAGCTTTGAGCTAAAACTCGTGATAGATTCTTCATCCGCCATCCTCAATTTCTCAAACTGAGAGGCCAAATAGTCTAGTCTTGCTCTTTTAACAGTGGACGTTCCCTCATAGTATTCCACAAGCGTGTCCCATGCATCCTTGGCTGAACAACATCCCTGCACAAGTTTAAACTGATCTGAACTGATTGCATTGAAGATTTCTGATAGCGCCTTTGCGTTGAGTCTCGATGCAGTCTTTTCTGCTTTTGTCCACTTATTTTTGGGTTTAGCTatctcttcatcatcttcagtACAGATCGTTGGATCTGTCCATCCTGTTTCAACTGCAGTCCAAACATCTTCCTCAATCCCTTTGAGTTGTTGTTTCATGCGCACCTTCCAGTGTCCAAAGTTGTTTTCATCCAACATGAGTGATTTGTGAGCCGCTACAAACTCTGTTGTTTCCATGTTCTTCGCAGGATCTCAACCTGTTATAGATATCTAGATCTAggtaggtgacccgctctgataccaaatgaaaaAACTAAGAACACAGAAACACAGAAACAATGAAAAAATTCTCCAAATAAGGTTATCTTTTATTAGAAATCTTTTAAACAAATTACACTCTTTGTTTAATCAGGTTTACTCGACTTCACACCTGTGANNNNNNNNNNNNNNNNNNNNNNNNNNNNNNNNNNNNNNNNNNNNNNNNNNNNNNNNNNNNNNNNNNNNNNNNNNNNNNNNNNNNNNNNNNNNNNNNNNNNTTAATCATTTTACAATCACTAATTAAATATCATGATAAATgattgtttataattttaagcTTTTTTAcagaatatcaaattatatatatataatgaaatttattatttttgttaattttttgaaagctttcatatatatagtagaaatatttttaactatatatttttgcaactaattttatttatgattaaaatattctttttagatgataagatatatatagaaataattgtttaatctttattaaagatattcttggataataacaaattatatgaataatttttttattttaaaactattttttattatatcagttttaatgaGTTATCTGATTTCATAAAGCTTAAATTCGTTTTATGTttgggttttattatattaaatcataattactaaatattttataattattcactaatatatgtattaataaactaaaatactatgataataaattattattttatttcgtttGAAAATTGttacatattaattatatttttttgaaaatttctttatacacatatttattatatataaataaatctttAAAGTCACTTAAAAtttcttttcattatataaaattaagaattttaatttattaatatttagtttatatactttatgttttcaactttatattttaaaaaatcagataacaacacaaaatacatataggaactatatctatatttttaaatatttttagattttggataaatcttactattattaattttaatcaattatttaatcaaataaattaattttcgtttttatttttagtttagttatatatttttattcattaaggatagTATCAATATTAACCACTATAACTTTTAACGTaagagctccgttgcgaaaaatcaaatcataattactaaatattttataaatattcactAATATATGTGTTAATAGCTAAAAGACTATTggtaataattattattttatttcgtttGAAAATTgatacatattaattataatttttgaaaatttctttgtacacatatttattatatataaataaatctttaaagtcacttaatattttcttttcagttatataaaattaataattttaatttattaatatttagttatatactttatgttttcaattttatatttaaaaaaatcagataacaatacaacatacatataagaactatatctatattttaaaatatttttagattttggataaatcttactattattaattttaatcaattatttaatcaaGTAAATTagttttcgtttttatttttagcttaattatatattttattcattaaggatagtatcgatattaacagatccgttgcgaaaaatcaatTCGCGAATAATAACAGTATAGATGTGTGTTAACAAGCATTGGCAccctattattattatttttttttggctatGAAAACCTATCCGGTATAATTTTGGTCCGGTTTCGCAAAACCGGGAACCTAAACCGTTGCGTTTAAAGATCTAacctgaagaagaagcagagggTTTTAGTTAGTTTCCGTGAAGAGGGTTTTGATGGCGCGTCGCAAATCAAACGCGCCGCCGAAAGCAACACGACAGCCGAGCAAGCAACCATCTTCCGGCGCCGAGAGATCAGCTCTATACGCCAGAAGGGAAGCCGCCAAAATCCTCCACACCGTTCTCCGAGGCGACGCCGAGCGCCGAGCCGTCGCTTCGATAAAGTCGCTCGTCTTCAGCCCTTCCGTGCGCAACAAACGCGGCACGTTCGCTCTCGTCTGCGAGACGCTAAAGCGTGCGTCCTTTCTCCTCTTTAGCCAATTACCCAAAACACTCAAAAaacgacttttttttttaaaagcttttTTCTTGTATTATATGAACAATGCAGATCTTGATGTGATTAAGGATGTTCTTGAAATTGCTAACGTGTTGAATAGCAAATGGAAGGTAATGTGCTCATCGTAATTGCTATTAAAAATCGATGCTTTAATTTACACTTATTGAATTCTAAAtcgtttatttttaataaccaaAACGATTTTTCTTAAAAGCCTGTTTATTCTTTTCAAATCAGTTCAAATCGgtttaaaagtatttaatttgGTCTAGATTTGTTTAATCAACCAATAATATTAGTGGAAATCCATGAATTCGATTAACTTCTTttttgtatatctaattttttgaaaactatcAAAACAATTTTAGAATTTGACACGAagctaaaatatttaatataaatgtgatatacataattatattaatatttattaataattcgACTATTTGCTAGTCCTCTTTGGATATTTTTGAACATTGCCCTCAATGCttagttttgttctttttgtttgCAGAGGCAAGAGCCATTGGTCTACATTATTTGCTATGATATCCTTTTCGGCAAGGTAATAGCTTTTTTGGCAGCTTCACTAGCTATGTTTTTGGTTGGTTTTCTCAAGGGAGCTTCTTTGATTGTCAGGAGACTCCATCGATTGGTGATGCTGAGAAGTTTCTCGTGCGCCGTAAAGATGCTCTACTGTCAGGTCTAGCCACGCTTCTTGTGAGGAAGAAAGTTAAAAACgttgaagagttgttggatcTTTCTCAGCTCAATGGTATTATTATGATACACTAGGCATTAAGCGTGTTATCTGTTGTTGTCTTTGtctatataaatattgattttaagttttttttgatACAGGTCATATAAAGCCACGTTATGTTCGTGTAAATACACTTAAGATGGATGTAGATTCAGCAGTGAAGGAGCTGGAGAAACTGTATAAGGTACGTACCAGGATGGTTCTTACATAAGTAGGAAGTTATTAGATTCAGTGATTGTGGGAAGGAGCTCacattttttacctttttcaaTATGATATAGGTGGAGAAGGATGAGACGGTTCCTGACTTGTTAGTGATGCCACCTGGCAGTGATTTGCATGCTCATCCTTTGGTTATGAATGGCCGTATATTTTTGCAGGTAAACAGTAAAAGATCTTTGTAAATTCTgtttaatatatagtttatgattttGCTGATATTTTAATTCCTTGGGATTATAGGGAAAGGGAAGTTCAATGGTAGCAGCAGCACTGCAGCCAGAAGCAGGTTGGGAGGTAGGCCCATATTTTCTGTTTGGTGGTTGTCAGTAGACTTGTTGTATCTTACCATATGCTAAATTGAACCTTGTTTTGTGAAGGTTATTGATGCCTGTTCAGCTCCAGGTAACAAAACTGTTCATCTGGCTGCTCTTTTGAAAGGACAAGGAAAAATCATAGCCTGTGAGCTAAATGAAGAACGTGTAAAGCGTTTGGAACAGACTATTAAGCTGTCTGGTGCTACCAGTATCCTTCTTTTAGCTTATACCCTTTTAGCTAAATGAGTTATGTTCCAAATGATTTTAGCATATACCCTCAAGCCATGTCTGTTCATGATTGCTTTGCTTAACCACAAGCTGTAGATATTGAAGTCTTTCATGGTGATTTTCTGAGCCTAAATCCGGAAGATCCTTCTTTTGCAAAGGTAAAGCATTACTTAGTCTGAATGAAATGAACAATAGTAACCATCTGATGTTATTATCTAGAGTCTTGTAGCATAAGCAGATGTAGTCATTTGAACCAAATGCATGCGTGTGGCTGATTATCGCAGGTTCGGGCTATATTGTTGGATCCTTCTTGCTCTGGCTCTGGAACCATTACAGATCGTCTGGACCATCTCCTTCCTTCTCATTCAGCAGGTTTCAACTGATTCTTCTCTATGTGTGTTATGTTACACAATGACTGAACTCTTTTAAGACACTTTTCCCATGTAGATAACAAGAACTATGACTCCATAAGACTGCACAAGCTCGCTGTTTTCCAGAAGAAGGCCCTTGCCCATGCACTCTCCTGTGAGCTTACGTACTTGTTTCTCCAGTGTTAACTTTTCTATTAGTAGTTTAGTACTCATCCTATGCCTATATATACTTGTAGTTCCACAGGTTGAGAGAGTAGTATACAGCACATGCTCCATCCACCAGATAGAAAACGAAGATGTGGTCTCATCTGTATTACCTCTGGCTTCATCCTTAGGCTTCGAACTCGCTACCCCTTTTCCTAACTGGCAGCGTCGTGGTCTCCCTGTATTCGCAGGATGTAACTATCGCCTTTTCAACTCACTTTGAttgtctctctgtttttcttttttctaacaAGTTGATCATGTTGGTTCGCAGCTGAACATTTACTCAGGATGGATCCGGTGGAGGACAAAGAAGGGTTCTTCATCGCTTTGTTTACCAAGACAACAAACAAACTTGATAACCCAAAACCGTATGAGCTTCCTGAAGGAGAGTGTAGAAGAAGACGCAAACAGTTTTATCCGTTTCTTTGGCCCAAAGTGTTCTTCAGAGCTTGGAATGGGAGGTTGCACGGGTCCAGGAGGTAAACTCCATATTAAGTCCCACCTCAGAAGAGACCAAGTCCCTTCCTTCAAAGAATGAgaaacttttattttgtaaacaaaactttttatataGTAGTCTCTTTTGAAACACTCCATTCACCTCTTTCTAAACTTACTGTGATCTTCATTTACTATTGAGGTCAACCACTTTAGGTTGCTTTTGAGCATTTTCTCTTCAGAAGTTCATTGTTGGAATCTTGATTGGTTTAAGTAAAAGGTTACTTGAAAATGAGTTTAGGTGTTTTGATGAGAGGAGAAAAGAACAAACATCTTTTTCTCAGGTACATATGCCTAAAAACTTAGACTAATGCTTGATATATCAAGGTTTCTCTTCTCCGCTGTATCCACCTCTCTTTGCCCTATCCATAGTCCTCAAAACAAGGCAACAAGTGTCTCTGGCAATTGGTAGAGTCTAGGGTCTAAAGGGGTTTTACAAGGGCTCTTTGGGACATCTTGAAGTGCCTAGCCACAGTTTATAGTCTGAGTTTCTCTGTTTCCTTTGTTAAGGTGAAGAAACGTGATAGAGAATCTAACAGGATATTTTGATTGAGTTTAAAGATGTCTTTCTTCTCTAATAGACAGAACATTATAACAGAGAGCAAGGATCAAACCACCTCCCATTTGTAACAATGATAACTAAAATGTCTTTCCTAAGAAGAGGTTAACTTGGGCCTAAGATAACCAAATCACATGAGGTCTTAaatcaacaaataaaaatctaaaccaaaaaCAGTTAGGCTGTTCATCATATATAAAGCAAATACACagaatggtttttttttttaggaccGGCCCCTCTTGTTGTTGCTGCAAGATGGGCACTTGTACTGCTTGATGTGCTCAGCCCTTGCTGGTGTTATCTTCACACACTTGCCATGGAACCAGCTCTCACAGAGGTCACAGCAGATCCAGAACTCATTCTCTGCATAGTTCTCACCACATGCCCCACACTCTGTTTCACCTtgctcatcatcatcttcctcctcctcctcttcctcttcctctttggGCTCTGCCTTTGAGTACTTAGGCCGAGGTTCTGATCCTCCTCGCTGTAAAAAAGAATACAGGTTTTAGTTAGATGGACAAGAAACAATGTAACTTAAAATTAAAGTGTTCATGTCTTAAAAAGAACACTTTACCTTGGAGTTTGATTTGGATCTGTTGCTGCTATTGTTGGAAACAGAGGATTTCTCCTTTGATTGTTTCTTAGCAGTACCAGACACAACCTCAAAGACTGATGGTAGCTCATTCATCATATTGAAAAGCCGTTTCCTGCAACAAAAAAGGTGGACCAACAACATCAATCACAGAGAGCTTCACACAGACCTTGAACCTTAGCAGCATATACATCATATACCACAACAGGAACAACATAGACTCAAGAGGGAGAAACATGCATACCTATCAGCTTTGTCaaacccaaacctggatccgaAAAAGAAAGCAACTGCAAGAAGCCATGCATCACTGTGGACAGCAACAAGGGACAGCCAGTCCTTCTCCACCATCCCGTTACGGGCAAAGTTGATACCCAAAACAGGCTCTGGGATCTCCGGGGGAACCTCTTCAGCTGGTAAATTCACTTCCCATTGCTCATTAGGGAGCCCATAAAGGCACAAGTTCTCCTTCTCTATAAACAtcacaaaagcaaaaaaaataaggACAAGCTGTAAGTAAGCCACAAACTAAATCTCTTACAAGAgcacaaaaacacacaaagacaAATGACATAAAAGCAAAGAGCACAATGAGCCTCTGACTAAAACATCTGAAAAGAACAGAGATTCACCAAATACAGCCAGGTGAGGAAAGCAACATAAACAGTGATTTTTAACCACAGGGTCAAGCTGATAAGACTCCAGAGACTCTGAATTTGTGAGGAAAACACAATCGtcaattaaaatcaaaagcaaTGATCAACACAGAGAGAAACAAGAGCACTTTCAAGTCTCTCCTCCCCTGTCTCTATACTACCTCATACACCTCTATTACAAGCACAATGCTGAGCCCAAGACAACCCAAATCATGAAAACCACAGAAAGGAACaaacttttttgttttcacTTTAGCCAAgtcaaataaaaatcaacactttactaaacaaaaaaaaacagagaagaagaggaacTTATCAAACCCCTAAGGGCAtaaccttaaaaaaaaaaccaacaaaGACAATTCAatactttagaaaaaaaacagtGACTTTCATCACCGGagatcaaaatctataaacggAACACTCACCGGGATCACAAAGTCGGCGGAAGTCCTGAACATCTGCcagaaaccaaaccaaaaaataaaataaaaaattgattatgaacaatagaagaaaaaaaaacaaaaacaaagggGAAAGTAAAGTGTTGATggttaagttcaaaaaaaaaagtaaagtgtTGATggaaaccaaatattttttttaccagtGGTTAAAGCCTTAATCATGCCATTCCTACGACCCTTAAAGTCTCTGAAAACTTCCTCCACCGTACGTGGGTTATACGCGCCACCTCCGTCCATAATTCTTACAGAACAGAAAAGGAGAAGACAGAAGACAGAGAAGCCTTTGACTTGGCCTTGAGAAAATTGTGTGCGAGAAAGAGAACGATAAAGCGTTATTTAATGAGATGAGGAGGAGTCCGCAGGTGAGGAGAAATCAGATGTGGGAGGGATCACGATAAGG is a genomic window containing:
- the LOC108837588 gene encoding 25S rRNA (cytosine-C(5))-methyltransferase NSUN5 is translated as MARRKSNAPPKATRQPSKQPSSGAERSALYARREAAKILHTVLRGDAERRAVASIKSLVFSPSVRNKRGTFALVCETLKHLDVIKDVLEIANVLNSKWKRQEPLVYIICYDILFGKETPSIGDAEKFLVRRKDALLSGLATLLVRKKVKNVEELLDLSQLNGHIKPRYVRVNTLKMDVDSAVKELEKLYKVEKDETVPDLLVMPPGSDLHAHPLVMNGRIFLQGKGSSMVAAALQPEAGWEVIDACSAPGNKTVHLAALLKGQGKIIACELNEERVKRLEQTIKLSGATNIEVFHGDFLSLNPEDPSFAKVRAILLDPSCSGSGTITDRLDHLLPSHSADNKNYDSIRLHKLAVFQKKALAHALSFPQVERVVYSTCSIHQIENEDVVSSVLPLASSLGFELATPFPNWQRRGLPVFAGSEHLLRMDPVEDKEGFFIALFTKTTNKLDNPKPYELPEGECRRRRKQFYPFLWPKVFFRAWNGRLHGSRR
- the LOC108834454 gene encoding PHD finger protein ALFIN-LIKE 4 is translated as MDGGGAYNPRTVEEVFRDFKGRRNGMIKALTTDVQDFRRLCDPEKENLCLYGLPNEQWEVNLPAEEVPPEIPEPVLGINFARNGMVEKDWLSLVAVHSDAWLLAVAFFFGSRFGFDKADRKRLFNMMNELPSVFEVVSGTAKKQSKEKSSVSNNSSNRSKSNSKRGGSEPRPKYSKAEPKEEEEEEEEEDDDEQGETECGACGENYAENEFWICCDLCESWFHGKCVKITPARAEHIKQYKCPSCSNNKRGRS